CTCTCGGCCATGACGGTGCCACTGACAAGAAGGGACGCAGCCAAAACAACAGCGGGAAACATTTTCATGGAAAACTCCTCTTTCAATGACGAATAGTAACAAACAGTATCGAATAACCCCCACCCGACACACGGGCAGCGACCGGCCACCCTCGATCAGGCGGAGGGGATTCAAGCATATTCTCATCTCACCTGTCAACAAGATTGTTATTCATAAAGCCTTCATAAAAATCGCAACTTGGTCCATTAAACAAAATTTGGCTTGTCGGGTTGCATCCTTCTCGATTCAATCAAGGTTCAGTGGTTCACTATTCGGAAAATCATTGGCCAATTTTTGTCCGCCCTTGATCACAAAACCCCTTTATATTATGAGGTATCAATTGCATAAAAGATCTTGGGCAATCTGAAATTTCCGGGCATATCCGATATGCCGCCAAACTCCCTGCGCTTCATCTTACCCACACCCCAACGCCACCGGATATTTTCGGATCATCTGGGTCCGAAGCGCGCCGGACCTCTCAAGGAACGCAACCATGCAAATCTGGCAACATGTGCTCACGACGGAAACTTCCCCTCACATCAATCCGGAAGATCCCCGGGAAAAAGACGCCAACCTGGTGCTCGTGTTCGGTTCGATCGAATATTTTTCGGCGCCACACCTCTTGCGGACAATCCAGGAAACCTTCCCCCAGGCCGTTGTGGCGGGTTGTTCGACCGCCGGAGAGATTGCTCAACGTGGCCTGTTGGAAAACACAGCCCTGATCACCGCCATACGCTTTGACCACACCACCGTTCGCGTCGTGGATGCAGAGATCACCCGGATGGAGGATTCATTGGCAACAGGAACAATTTTGGGCGATGCCCTGGTTGGACCGGGTCTTGCCGGCGTCCTGATGTTCGGCGTCGGTCTGCAAATCAACGGCAGCGATTTGCTCGAAGGGTTGACGGCTCGCATCGGAACACAGATACCCGTTTCCGGAGGATTGGCTGGCGACGGTGGAGCATTCAAGCAGACCTGGGTTGCATCAGGATCAACCACTTCCAACCAGAAGGTGGTGGCCATCGGACTGTACGGCAAGCGGGTTCGTCTGGGCCATGGCTCTTTTGGCGGCTGGGAACCGTTCGGTCCTTCCCGCAAGATCACCCATGCCCAGGGCAATATCCTTTACAAACTGGACGGTGAGTCGGCGCTCGCCATCTACAAGCGCTACCTGGGTGACCACGCCAAGGATCTACCCGGATCCGGGTTACTCTTCCCCCTGGAGGTTCTGGATGAACACCATGCATCCGTGGGGTTGATCCGCACCATTCTCGGTATCGACGAAACCTCGGGGAGTCTTACTCTGGCCGGGGCCGTCGAAGAAAATGGCCATGTGCGCCTGATGCACGCCAGCACGGACGCGCTGATCCTTGGAGCGCGACAGGCGGCTGAGAAAAGCGTGGGGCAACTGGATCTGAACAACCATCTGGGCCAGGGTCTGGCGATCCTGGTCAGTTGTGTTGGCCGCAAACTGGTCATGGGCGATCAGGTCGATGACGAGATCGCCGAGGTGGTTGGCCAGGTCGGTTCGGAGTTCGTTTTCACAGGCTTCTACTCCTACGGCGAAATGTGCCCCCTGGAAAACGCCAAGGCCTGCAAATTACACAACCAAACCATGACCGTCACCCTGATTGCCGAGATCTGAGCACCATGCATTCCATTTTGCAGAACCAGTTGAAACGCATTTTTGGCATAGGTTCTCCAGATGAACTGCACAACGTCCTGGCAGCTTTGCCCGAATTGGCAACCGGCGCAAACGTCACACCACAAGTGGGCCACTTTCTCTCCCGGATCGGCCTGTTCCTGGAGCGCGTCGACGGAAGTTACCAACAGTTTGGACGTGACCTCGATCTGCGGGCCCGCAGCCTGCAAATCAGCTCTCAGGAGCTGGCCGAGACCAATGAACGTTTGCGTCAGGAATCCGCGGTGCAGCGATCCGCCATCCAATCACTGCGTGAAACGGCCAACCAACTCCTGAGAGGTGATGGCAAACCGGAACTGGGGAGTGATGCCAACAGCCTGCAAAAACTCTCCGCCCTGGTCGCCACCATCGTCGAAGAGCGCGCCATCGCCCAACGCGACCTGGAACGCCAGAAGTTTGCGCTGGATCAACACGCCATCGTCAGCATCACCGACACCTCAGCCACCATCCTCTACGCGAACGACAAATTTTGCGAAATCTCCGGGTACTCCCGGGAGGAGTTGATCGGCAAAAACCATCGCATCGTCAAATCCAGGATTCACCCGCCCTCTGTCTACCAGGAGATGTGGAACACCATCTCCCAGGGAAATGTCTGGCACGGAGAGATTTGCAATGAGGCCAAAAACGGGACGCTTTACTGGGTCTCGGCAACGATCGTACCCTTGCTCGACTCAACCGGAAAACCTGAACAGTACATTGCCATCCGGACCGACATCACCCTGCAAAAGAGCATGGAATCCGCCCTGATCGAGCAGCGCCGTTTTCTGCAAAGCATCACCGATGCCATGGGTGAAGGGGTCTATTATCTCGACGCCAAGGGTCACTGCACCTTCTTGAACCCCGAGGCGCAACGCCTTCTGGGCTATTCGGAAAAGGATGTCCAGGGAAAACCCTTCCACGACATCACCCATTTCAAGGACGGAAATGGCCAACCGCTGGCATTGGAAGATTGCCCGATCCTGCAAACCATCTCCCGGGGCGAGACCTATAAATCCGAAAACGACTATTTTGTGCGCCGTGACGGCACGCAGTTCCCCATATCCATCGTTTCGGTCCCCCTGTTCACGGAAGAGCAGTTGACCGGCTCGGTATCGGTTTTTCAGGACATCACCGAGCGGCGGCAGATTTTCCAGGTACTGAAGAAGGCCAAGGAGGATGCGGAAAACGCCAACCAGCTCAAAAGCAACTTCCTGGCCAACATGAGCCATGAAATTCGCACCCCGATGAATGGCATCATCGGCTTGAGCCACCTGCTGACGCAGACCGACCTCTCTCCCCAACAACGCGATTATCTGCTCAAGATCGATTACTCCGCACGCAATCTCCTGGGCATCATCAACGATATTCTCGACTTCTCCAAGGTTGAGGCCGGCAAGCTGACCATCGAGCGCATTCCCTTCAACCTGACGGAGCTCCTTCAGGAAATAACACCCGTCATTCAAGCCAGAATTCGGGAGAAAGGACTGGAACTGGTTTTCGACCTGAGTTCCCACCTCCCTCCTTTACTGCTCGGTGATCCTCTGCGCCTGCGCCAAATCCTCCTCAACCTGGTCTCCAATGCGGTCAAGTTTACGGAGACGGGAACGGTCGTGATCACCGTCCGCAGCGAGATTCTGGAGGGTGACCTGGTCCGCATCGACTTCAAAGTTCAGGACACCGGCATCGGCATGACACCGGCACAAGCAGCCACACTTTTTCAACCATTTGTTCAGGCTGATAATTCATCCAGCCGCCGCTATGGCGGCACAGGACTGGGACTGGCCATCAGCCGTCAGTTGGTCGAACTGATGGGAGGGGGCATATCCGTTACCAGCACCCCGGATGTGGGTAGCACGTTCCATTTCCATGTGCCGTTCCGCCTCGTCAGTCAAAATCCGGATATCTATTGTTTTCCAGAAGAGATGAGAAATCTGCACATCCTGGTCGTGGATGACAGTGCAGCTGTCCGTACCATTCTGGCCGATACCCTGGAACATTTCGGTCTTTGCGTCGATCTCGCCGAGAGTGGTGCAACGGCCTTGCAGGCACTGCAACAGACCGCCGAGGGGACAAGAGCCCCTTACCGAATTCTTCTGCTCGACTGGCGCATGCCAGACATGGATGGGGTTGAGACGCTCCGGCGCATCATGTCGTTGACCATTCCCCAACCCCATACGATCATGATGACGGCCTATGGCATGGAGTCGGTGCAATCCGCCCTCGGGGAGATTCGCGTTGCGGGCATTTTGGAAAAACCGATCACACCCTCCACCCTGTTCGACTCTCTCGTTCACGTCCTGGATCTGCCGGATCAAGCCCCAAACACAAACGCCTCGCCACGACCCATGCACGGAAAAGCTCCCGGATACGCACCGACATTGCGAGGCCGGCAGGTGTTGTTGGTGGAGGACAACCCCATCAACCAGCAGGTCGCCAGTGGTCTGCTGGATCTGATGGGCATCGAGGTCACCCTGGCTTCCGGTGGCGAGATGGCGATCACCGCCCTGCGCCAGCATCGCTTCGATGTCGTCCTGATGGATATCCAGATGCCGGGCATGGATGGATACCAAACCACAGAGGTGATCCGCCAAAATCTCGGCCTGGAGCAGCTTCCCATCATCGCCATGACGGCCCACGCCATGGCCGGAGACCGCGAACGGTGCCTCGCTGCGGGCATGAACGACCATGTGGCCAAGCCCATCGATCCGACAACCCTGCATGACGTTCTCACGCGCTGGCTGACTGAATACCCGCCTTTTTCGGAAAACCCTTTTTCACCCACCGACACTCCGGCCCTCCAACAGGAAACCCACACCATTGCCGCACTTCCGGAAAACATGCCCGGCATCCATTTGGACGCAGCCTGCCGCAACGTCAACGGCAACATTCCTCTTCTGCGCAAGATATGGTTCGATTTTGCCAACCAATACCAGGATGGCGTGGCGGCGTTTCGATCCGCATGGGGGTCCGGCCAATGGCACGAAATCAACAGAATGACCCATACCCTGAAAGGAACGGCTGCCACCATTGGCGCCCTTGAATTGGCTCAGGTTGCGGGAAACCTGGAGACGATGACGCTCAACTCCAAGGAGTCGGACCCGATCGATTCACATGCCCTGGCATCCCTTCTGGAGATTTTCTCCGAACACCTCGGAGCGGTCATCACGGGTATCCGGACTCTGCAACGAGACACCCTTCCGGTTGTACCCACCTCCGAACCGGTGACCAGCGGATCCGTCAGCCAGGATCTGGTGACAAAAGCCCTCGAATGGACGGAGGAGTTGGCCTCACTCCTGGCCGCAGACGACCCCGACGCCGAAACGCTGGCGGAACGGTTGGCCGGGATGCTGGCACAAACACCTTTTGCGGAAACTTCCAACACGCTTTTCCACCACGCCGGTTCCTACGACTTTACCGATGCCTTATCGGTACTGTCCTCATTGCGCCAGCAACTCCTCGCGCATCGAAACAGTTCCAGTCCGACACGACAAGAAGCTCTTCCGCCTTTTTGAAATTGCGGAGGCCCGTGCCACATTGGCCTCCTTGACCCGACCATTGAACACCTTCCTGGAGCCATCCCATGAGCTGTCACGAGGAACCTGAAACTGGCCGGCAAACCTCATCAACTTTATCCCGGTTTCTGATTCTCATCACCCTGTTGTGCCTTTCCCCCTTCTGCCGTTCCGAGGCCCGCGCCGAGACCATCAAGCTGCGGGCTGACCTCTGGTGCCCTTACAACTGTGACCCGGATTCGGACAAACCCGGGTTGATCGTCGAGATTGCCCGGGCCATTTTCATACCGGCAGGCCATACGGTCGACTACCAGGTCATGCCATGGAGCCGAACACTCAACGAGGTCCGCAAGGGCCACATCTCGGGCGCCATCGGTGCCCTGCCCTCCGAAGCGCCTGATTTGATTTATGGCGCCAACCCGGTGGCCCAGGACGAGTCCGGTTTTGCGTTCAAGAGAGACATGGCATTCACCTATCACGGCACGGACTCCCTGGCCCCATACCGGATTGCCACCATTCAGGATTACAACTATGACGATGGTGAAATCGACGCCTACTTGAGGAAGCATGCCCAGAATACCACCCACATCCAGGTCAATACCGGTGGCCAGGCAGGAGTTGCCAACCTGAGGAAACTGCTGGCCGGGCGGGTTGATCTGGCTTTGGACAGTCGCGCCGTCCTTGCCTATCTCATCCATCAGGAACATCTCGACCAGGAGATCGGGACCGTTGGCCTGGGCCGTCTGGTTGGGGTTCACATCGGATTTTCACCCGCACTTGCAGACTCCAAAAACCTGGCGGACCTGCTCTCCTCCGGTGTGGATCGCCTACGGCAACAGGGTGAGCTGGCGGCCATCCTGGCCCGTTATGGTGTGAAGGAATAGAGAAAACCCTGATCACACGCGCAGCCATTCTGGACGGGTGCATCCGTGCCCGCTCTCATTCTGGACCCCTTGAGGCGCGATCCCAGCCGATGAACGATCTCTCTTTTTCAACATTGCGTCGCTCTCTCATCGTCAGGTTCACCCTCTGGATGATTGCGGGGTCGCTGCTGCTCATTCCATTGCTGGCCGGCTTTCAGGTGTGGCAAACCCATCTCCGCGAAACGGCTGACCAGAAGCAAACGCTCACCGCCCTGGCCGACGCCTTCAAACAGCCCCTGGAGGTGGCTGTATGGAATGAGGATACGGTCAGCATTGGTACGCAACTGGGCAGCATTGTGATGTTTCCGGGCGTTGCCTCTGCCAAGCTGATCACGGACATCGGCCATGGTAAAGAGGGAAAAATTTTCAGTGCGGGATCCTCATCACCAGGTGGTGAAGTTCTGACCATCATTTTGGCCGCGCCTGGCGCCCATGGCGCCCGTCCCATGTTGGGCCGGTTGGAGCTGGGGGCAGACCAGGCGACTTTGCACGACGCTGTGTTGCGGCAGGCCATGGAGATCGTTTCGACAGCGACGCTCCAGGTTCTTTGTCTGAGCCTGCTTTTGACCATGGCCGTGCGCCATCTGGTCTCGAATCGCATCGTCACCTTTGCCCGGCATGTGCATCAACTGGGGCATAATCTTGATTTCACACCCCTCTCGGAGGCCAAAAATCCCGATGAGCTGGGCCTTCTCGCGCACGGTATCAACCAGATGCAAACCCGGTTGCGGCATCACTTCATGGAAATCAAGCAATTGAAGGATCAGCTTGTTTTACACCGTGATCAGCTTGAGGTCGTCGTGCAGGAACGCACCCATGAATTGACCGTTGCCAACCAGAATCTGCGTGCCGCCAAGTTGAGCGCCGACCTGGCCAACCAGATCAAGAGTCATTTTCTCGCCAACATGAGCCATGAAATCCGTACCCCCATGAATGCCGTGATGGGCTTCAGCTACATGCTGATAAAAACCGAACTGACCCCGCAACAACATGAATACGTAGACAAAATCGAAGAAGCCACCCGCGACCTGCTCAAAATTGTCAATGACCTCCTGGATTTTTCCAAGATCGAATCGGGCGAACTGGTACTCCGGCAGGTTCGGTTCGATATGATCGAAACAATGGACGATCTTCACAAGATCGCCCAAACGAAGGCCCATAAAAAGGGACTCCGTGCCACCCTGAACATGGACCCACATCTGCCCCGCATGGTCGAGGGAGATCCACTGCGTTTGCATCAACTACTGCTTAACCTGATCGACAATGCGGTTAAATTCACCCGACAAGGCGGCATCACGATGGAGACCAGGGGAAAGGTGGCGCAGGGCAATCTCCTTTTGCTGGATGTCTCGATCCACGACACAGGCATCGGCATCGACCCCGATGAAACATCTCGATTGTTTCAACCGTTTATCCAGGCAGACAGTTCCAAAACCCGTCATTTTGGCGGGACCGGCCTGGGTCTGGCCATTTGCCGGCATGTGCTGGAACTGATGGGGGGCAACATCCACGTCGAGAGTACACCAGGCGTGGGAAGCACTTTTCATGTGCATATTCCCCTCCAGATATGCCATCCTGATCTTGCGCTCAACGTCCCACCCAAACCTCATGTCGCCGCCTGTGTTGCCGCAACCCATCCGTCCCAAGCGCCGGAAATCGGCGTCACGCCTGACGCACACACCCTGCGGCAAGCTTGCCAAATGCTTGAACGCCTGGATCACAGGATTGCCGCAGCCGACCCCGAGGCGGGAGATCTGGCCAGTGAATTGGCGGGTTTATTGGCCCATACGCCCGCAGCCATCCCGGCGCAGAAACTCTCACGACTCACCAACATCTTCGATTTTGAAGAGGCTGCCCCCGAACTGGCATCTTTGCGGCGCACCTTGAACACACTCATGGAGAAAGTTTGATGAGCACCACAAAAAATCACATTCTGGTCGTCGATGACGAACCCATCAATTTGAAGGTGCTCTCCAACATCCTGCGCGACCTTTATTCCATCAGCGTGGCCAAGGATGGACCCCATGCCCTGGCAAGAGTCGCTGCCGGTCCCAAGCCGGATCTTATCCTGCTTGACGTGATGATGCCCGACATGGATGGCCTTGAAGTGTGTCAACGTCTGAAACAGGAAGAGAGCACGGCACACATCCCCGTCATATTTGTGACCGCCCTGGGCCAACCGCACAACGAAACCCAGGGATTCGAGGCCGGGGCCGTCGATTACATCACCAAACCCATCTCTCCCTCGGTGGTCCTTGCCCGGATACGCACCCATATCGCCCTGGTGCAGACCCAACGTGCGTTACGTGACCACAATCTCGAACTTGAGCGCCTGGTCGCC
This window of the Magnetococcales bacterium genome carries:
- a CDS encoding FIST C-terminal domain-containing protein, translating into MQIWQHVLTTETSPHINPEDPREKDANLVLVFGSIEYFSAPHLLRTIQETFPQAVVAGCSTAGEIAQRGLLENTALITAIRFDHTTVRVVDAEITRMEDSLATGTILGDALVGPGLAGVLMFGVGLQINGSDLLEGLTARIGTQIPVSGGLAGDGGAFKQTWVASGSTTSNQKVVAIGLYGKRVRLGHGSFGGWEPFGPSRKITHAQGNILYKLDGESALAIYKRYLGDHAKDLPGSGLLFPLEVLDEHHASVGLIRTILGIDETSGSLTLAGAVEENGHVRLMHASTDALILGARQAAEKSVGQLDLNNHLGQGLAILVSCVGRKLVMGDQVDDEIAEVVGQVGSEFVFTGFYSYGEMCPLENAKACKLHNQTMTVTLIAEI
- a CDS encoding response regulator; its protein translation is MHSILQNQLKRIFGIGSPDELHNVLAALPELATGANVTPQVGHFLSRIGLFLERVDGSYQQFGRDLDLRARSLQISSQELAETNERLRQESAVQRSAIQSLRETANQLLRGDGKPELGSDANSLQKLSALVATIVEERAIAQRDLERQKFALDQHAIVSITDTSATILYANDKFCEISGYSREELIGKNHRIVKSRIHPPSVYQEMWNTISQGNVWHGEICNEAKNGTLYWVSATIVPLLDSTGKPEQYIAIRTDITLQKSMESALIEQRRFLQSITDAMGEGVYYLDAKGHCTFLNPEAQRLLGYSEKDVQGKPFHDITHFKDGNGQPLALEDCPILQTISRGETYKSENDYFVRRDGTQFPISIVSVPLFTEEQLTGSVSVFQDITERRQIFQVLKKAKEDAENANQLKSNFLANMSHEIRTPMNGIIGLSHLLTQTDLSPQQRDYLLKIDYSARNLLGIINDILDFSKVEAGKLTIERIPFNLTELLQEITPVIQARIREKGLELVFDLSSHLPPLLLGDPLRLRQILLNLVSNAVKFTETGTVVITVRSEILEGDLVRIDFKVQDTGIGMTPAQAATLFQPFVQADNSSSRRYGGTGLGLAISRQLVELMGGGISVTSTPDVGSTFHFHVPFRLVSQNPDIYCFPEEMRNLHILVVDDSAAVRTILADTLEHFGLCVDLAESGATALQALQQTAEGTRAPYRILLLDWRMPDMDGVETLRRIMSLTIPQPHTIMMTAYGMESVQSALGEIRVAGILEKPITPSTLFDSLVHVLDLPDQAPNTNASPRPMHGKAPGYAPTLRGRQVLLVEDNPINQQVASGLLDLMGIEVTLASGGEMAITALRQHRFDVVLMDIQMPGMDGYQTTEVIRQNLGLEQLPIIAMTAHAMAGDRERCLAAGMNDHVAKPIDPTTLHDVLTRWLTEYPPFSENPFSPTDTPALQQETHTIAALPENMPGIHLDAACRNVNGNIPLLRKIWFDFANQYQDGVAAFRSAWGSGQWHEINRMTHTLKGTAATIGALELAQVAGNLETMTLNSKESDPIDSHALASLLEIFSEHLGAVITGIRTLQRDTLPVVPTSEPVTSGSVSQDLVTKALEWTEELASLLAADDPDAETLAERLAGMLAQTPFAETSNTLFHHAGSYDFTDALSVLSSLRQQLLAHRNSSSPTRQEALPPF
- a CDS encoding transporter substrate-binding domain-containing protein translates to MSCHEEPETGRQTSSTLSRFLILITLLCLSPFCRSEARAETIKLRADLWCPYNCDPDSDKPGLIVEIARAIFIPAGHTVDYQVMPWSRTLNEVRKGHISGAIGALPSEAPDLIYGANPVAQDESGFAFKRDMAFTYHGTDSLAPYRIATIQDYNYDDGEIDAYLRKHAQNTTHIQVNTGGQAGVANLRKLLAGRVDLALDSRAVLAYLIHQEHLDQEIGTVGLGRLVGVHIGFSPALADSKNLADLLSSGVDRLRQQGELAAILARYGVKE
- a CDS encoding HAMP domain-containing protein; this encodes MNDLSFSTLRRSLIVRFTLWMIAGSLLLIPLLAGFQVWQTHLRETADQKQTLTALADAFKQPLEVAVWNEDTVSIGTQLGSIVMFPGVASAKLITDIGHGKEGKIFSAGSSSPGGEVLTIILAAPGAHGARPMLGRLELGADQATLHDAVLRQAMEIVSTATLQVLCLSLLLTMAVRHLVSNRIVTFARHVHQLGHNLDFTPLSEAKNPDELGLLAHGINQMQTRLRHHFMEIKQLKDQLVLHRDQLEVVVQERTHELTVANQNLRAAKLSADLANQIKSHFLANMSHEIRTPMNAVMGFSYMLIKTELTPQQHEYVDKIEEATRDLLKIVNDLLDFSKIESGELVLRQVRFDMIETMDDLHKIAQTKAHKKGLRATLNMDPHLPRMVEGDPLRLHQLLLNLIDNAVKFTRQGGITMETRGKVAQGNLLLLDVSIHDTGIGIDPDETSRLFQPFIQADSSKTRHFGGTGLGLAICRHVLELMGGNIHVESTPGVGSTFHVHIPLQICHPDLALNVPPKPHVAACVAATHPSQAPEIGVTPDAHTLRQACQMLERLDHRIAAADPEAGDLASELAGLLAHTPAAIPAQKLSRLTNIFDFEEAAPELASLRRTLNTLMEKV